In the Prionailurus viverrinus isolate Anna chromosome A3, UM_Priviv_1.0, whole genome shotgun sequence genome, CACAGCTTGATtgagatacaaaaatataatgGAGGTTCCTTTCTGGTTTCATTACCCACCTTTCTGTGGTGGAAACACCATAAAATTGGGcccttcattttcaagattgattATTCCATGGAAAAGATAGGAACAAGTTTTCATTACTGATAAACCACTGCTCCTCTTAATTGTCCATCTGTTTTTCCTGAGCCCTTTTTAGGACAGCAACTGTGCCAATCTTTGCATACAGAGAGCGCACTATTAATGCCTCTCACGGCATGTTTGTTTTTCTAGTAGCCTTgataactttattcttttgccttGTCCCTAGGTTAGGGACACAGATCATCTTTGGGGCAGAGGGGTTAAATACTTTTATACCTAAAACTCCCTGGGGTTGACTTTTATCTACACTGagggtgtggggtttttttttgtttttggatttaaATGACTTATATTTGTATTAAGTACAGCAGTTTGAGTGTAGCACTGTTTAGAGAGTGACTTAAAGAGGTGCAAGAAGTTCTCCagacaattttattatttatttttatttttgtttaatgtttatttttgagagagcgagagagagagggagagaaagcatgtgcacatgagcatgggagggacagagggagagggagacagaggatctgaagtggtctcCTCGCTGATGCAGagcgcccagtgtggggctccagttcatgaactgtgagatcatgacttgagccaaggttGGAAGcttacccaggctcccctcactatttattttttaagatgaagtGGAGTCCTTGTCTTTTGGTTGCAGATTGTACTCTAGAACAGAGATGCTTCTGTGCATGTTTCCCAGTGCTTCATACTTGACACACTTCCCAGCATGCTTCTCAGGATGAGGAGGCAGTCTCCAGTGcatttttggttctgttttcttccttatctcttccctgcTGTCTTGTAATGTAGGGAAACCTACTCATTTCTTCCAGGGCCTCTCTTATGGAGATGAGTGCATTTCAGTTTTCTGACCTTATAGGGTTTGCTGTCTGGGCAAGTGAAGGAGCACCAAATGAAGTGCTAGAGAATCTGGGTTCTAGGTTTGTTCTGTAACCTGCCGTGACTGCAGGCTAGTCACTCAGCTCATTACATTTTTTGTGAAGAGGTAGCTTTATTATTTCCACATTCAcagggctattttatttttttttaaatttttttttttcaacgtttatttatttttgggacagagagagacagagcatgaacgggggaggggcagagagagagggagacacagaatcggaaacaggctccaggctctgagccatcagcccagagcccgatgcggggctcgaactcacggaccgcgagatcgtgacctggctgaagtcggacgcttaaccgactgcgccacccaggcgcccctcacagggCTATTTTAACAGACaactgaaaaaggcaaaaaacttTGCAACATTATTGAATTGCCATGGAAATTCAAGGTAGTAGTATTTTCTGACAGATGCCCTTATCCTCACTGTCAAGGGCAGCTGTTCAGACAGAGGAGCTGGTTAGTGAAGTTCACCCTTTTGTATGCATGCCAGCTTCTTTGGCAAGGATATTACAACATCAAGCATGCTGAGGGTATGTCATGTTACAGCGTGATGGGCTGTGCCTTTGTCTTTTGAGCTTGAAACAGGATCTGGTTGGCATTGTTCATTTATGACTCCTTTTTTTTAGGTAAACACAGCAGTCCAGTTAATCTTGGTGGCAGCTTCTTTGGCAGCTCCAGTTTTCAATTACGCTGACAGCATTTATCTTCAGATACTGTGGTAAGCTAAATTTAGAATTACTGTCTTCAAATGTCAGCAAATTGGCTTATTATGGTAGTCTTAGAATTACTCGGTTCTTATtgtgtttattgagcaccagcTAGGTGAAGCTGTGGGCGGTATTTTATTGTATAATTGATACTATTCTTAAATTTACTATCAAGCATGGGATGTAGAAATTACAGTTTTCATGCAAGTTAAAAGGGTTGAGACATATAGATAAAGTAAGTATTGGGATTTTGGAGGAGGGAAAGATACTTGGTTCCAGgtagggagaagagggaaagctTCAGGCAGCAAGTGGCGTTTGAGCAAGAGGTCTAGTGGGTTTATACAGGGAGAGATGGGTGTGGGTGGGTTGGGGGGTAGGCCATTGAGGTGAAGGACTGACCTGAGCAGAGTCAGGAGTAGGAGAGCAGGTAGGGGAAAGTGCATCCAGCCTAGTGGCATAGGGACGTAGTGGGAGGGAAACTTGGAGAAAggagtttgatttttattttattgtccttACTTAGAGCCTTAACGTATCACCTTGAAAATATGTCAAATTCAAATGTTCAGAGTCCAGATGTGCCACGATGATACTGAAGCACTGTATTGTAGTACACTTTAAAACCTTTCCTGATGCAGTCTGAGCCAGAGAATGGTTAACCAGTCAGCTAAGCTAAAGAAGCATAAAAATGATACACatgctaaacattttattttctaaaatataagtgTACATTTATTCTGATTCATCCTACATCTTCTGATATAGGACCAATGCCTTTTCTTTGAGTATTGTTCCATCTGTGGGAGTTTTCCTCTGTGAATAAACTACATTCCTGATATAACCTGATTTTTACTTGCTgcttctttgaacttttttttttttttttagtttatttattttgagagagggagagagcacacatgagtcggggaggagcagagagagagaatcccaagcaggctctatgctgcttCCTAAGACTTTTACAAAGCAGTCTAAGTACAGAAACTTTCtagatttttaccattttttctgACCTTTCAACAATCATATTGCCTCCTTTGACAGTAGTTTTTAGCAACTCACTTTGTTATAAAGTGTTTCCAAGGCATCCAACTTAGTTCTCAGAAATAGCACCTCTTCTTACATGTATGTTTCATTGGTTAGGTGTGAATTTAGATTACCAAGCTAGCACAGACAGCTTTGGGATGAAACAAAAATAGAGTCTCAGTGATCTCGCTCTTGGCTACTGGAAGCAGACATGCACAGGTGCACCCGTTAGGGCATAAGCACTCAGCAAGCCATGAGCATCACTCAGTAACTTCAAAGAGAATCTGGTTAATTTGGCTGTTCACTTAaggaaaaattgtttaaaaaaaaaaagctggaattatttaaaatgacCCTAGAATTCTGcaggaaggggctcctgggtggtgtagtaggttgagtgtccaactcttaatttcaacttagatcatgatctcacatcatgatctcacacagagttcatgggtttgagacccacatccatgctgtcagcagagcctgcttgggattctctctccctctctctgctgagatctcccctactcacactctctctctcaaaataaataaatattaaaagaaaaaagaattctgcagGGAATAAAAGCCTAATATTCTAAGCAAGCATGCAGCAGTGGACAGAGCACATGGGCTCTAGAGATAAAACCATGCCAGGCTCCCACAGTGTTCTGTGGCCCTGAGCAAAGTTCTCTGGCGCTCCGTTTGCTCCTCTGTAAGATAAggttgtgaaaataaaacaatagcatAAGACAGCTAGAGTAACGGCTGGGTAAAAGTGACAGTTgctagtattatttattttcaggctCATTAACTAGATTAACTCTGTTTGACATTACTAGTTCAAATGAAATCTTGTAAGCAGTAGCTTTAGATTGTTGTAGCTAAAAGAATTCCACCCATAGCccgtttgctttttaaagaactATTAAATGTATTCTCTGTGATTCTCATGGTTACTGTTGTTTAGACTTGACaattaaactttctttctttcttccataaaAGGTGTTTTACAGCATTCACCACAGCTGCATCCGCTTACAGTTACTATCATTATGGTCGAAAAACTGTTCAGGTGATAAAGGGCAGATGAAAGTCATCCAGCATCATTAGCAAGGAAGCAATATGCATCATTGGTGGCAGGGCTGGTGGAGACCCACAGGACTTTCCATATTTGGGTGTTCAGCTTGAAAAAGGACTTGTCAGAACAAACCATGTCGTCAGAATTTAAGTAATGTGCATTGAAAATCAGCTTGATCATGGGCATATGCAGAATttccaatgtatttttaaatacaaataaaactataatttagaattttttatctTAGGTTTCTTGATTAATTTATAAGGTACCAATTATTCCAATTATTGTcactttttaatacattttttaaaaacatagtccAGAGCATGGAAACTGAAGAGTTGCCACCTCTGTTTAACAGAATTTAGATTGCTTACAAAGCACTAGGGAATTTCCTGGATTTACGTATCTATCCTACACAACTTGGCTACACagttttatgtttgatttttagaACTGTGTATACATTAATAGTTCGCGTGGTTAATATTTGATCATTTAGGATAATGACAATAAAGGTAGCTTAGTTATGGATGAAGTAAACTTGTAAAGAGACTTAAAAtgcagtaagttttgaaaattaTAGGATCAAAATAGAAGGTATTGAAGTCCATGTTCAGTAGTCTTCCAGCCTCTCAGGTGCCTAATAGTTTATGTATCAGGATAACAAGTGACAGAGGTGGTTGAAATGTGAAAGCATGTCCATTAGCCTGCACCATCCAGGAGGCAGTGAGTTACATCATGCCTTCCACTGTTTCTAACATAGCAATGTTTGTATGTTACTGGAACCTGTACCCACGTTATGTAAATAATATGAAActgtatatttttcaaaagtttttttaaattttggggaaTCTTTTGTTAAGATGTTAAAGGaataaaagagctggaaaagtcCCTTCGGTGGTGGTGGTCTGTATAACATGCTATGAGCCTTGGTCTTGTGTAAGTTTTCTGATTCATAAAATCCATTCAGATATATCACTCGCACTGTCattgtaaaaataacttttgggGGACCATCTGACAAGTCCTTACTCTGGCTACACCATCATGTTTGGAAGAGTGGGagatgcagggagagaggggaggaagaccATGGCTGTTGCTGGTTTCTTCCTCTTAACAGTGGAGGCCTGTTGCTGCCCCCTGTCCCAAGTGAAATATGGAAGTGTGCAGTGAGATTATCCAAACACAGCTTATTGAGCTGTGTTAAATTAAGATGCGAAGTTATAAGCAAAATTCACGCGTCTTGGTGCTGGCATCCTTGGATCAGTGTGTCCCTCAGTTACATTCGGTCCTGGCTTCCTTGTTTCCAGACTAGCAGCTGAGTTGCCCGTGGCCTGAAGTATACTGAAGCCTGCATCCAGGGACACGGTCACTGAATCAGATGGACGGTGGtgtgaggaagagaaggatgGCCTGTGGCTGGccattttctccttctggaacctcCTGTGTATAGTCTCATAGCTTGGGAGGTGGTGAAGCTGGAGGTGGAATCCCCACCCAGGAGCACGTTGACCACGCCGTGGCACTAGCAAAGTGCAAGCACACAAACGTTTTAAAATGGGATAACTTGAGATAAAGTATGGGAAAAATTACAATTTTGTActtcattgtgtttattttatggTTTAGTGTTGATGCTATTTGGAGCTACTTACGGGTTGGGCCCATAGTCTCTTTTGTATGAAGGTCTTAATCTGGCTCTGGTTAGTACACCTCAACCATTAGAAACATGGTACATGTTTCTTCAGGGTTTTGGATATTGAGCTGTAACAAAATGTAAATTCTGCTAGTTGACAAAACACTGGAATTGTATCAGACATGTTAGAGTGTATACTCATGCGTACAGAGTTAGTCATGATACTCATTTTGGTGCCTCCACATAATGGATTCAATCCTGATAGGAACTAAAAAAGGCATTGAGATCATTACATGTCTGAAGACTATGCTAGTCACATTTTTGGCTTTTGCTTTCCAATTTTTCAATCAGGAGCTGGTAGCTACCTTAAAAGATTGCTTCGTCCAATTCTGTTGGTTACATATGTGATGAAACTCAGGCTCCACCTTAGAATTTTGGGAAGCCTTTTCAAAACTTCAAACACCTATTCAGGTCAAACTTGAACTTGGATACATGGAGTTGCAGCAGCATGGTTTTTGTGCTGCAGCACATTTTGGAAACAAGACACATGgaaatcaaacttttttttttttttaatagaaataaatgctgttttgggttgaattgtgtctcctctAAAGATATGTTCAAGTTCTAACCCCTGGTATCTGTGTGTATGATCTTAATTTAGAAGTGGGGTCTTTGTAGCTGTAATCTGGATTTgggtgggccttaatccaatgcctagtgtccttgtaagaagaaggaaatttgacttctgggtatatatccaaaggaaatgatatCCTCTTGAAGAGctctgcacccctatgttcactgcagcattatttaccatagtcAGGACATAggacatgggggcgcctgggtggctcaatcagttgagcatccaactcttgattttggctcaggtcatgatcccagggttgtgggattgagccctgcgttgggctctgggctgacagcatggggccttcttgggactctccgtctctgtctctctctccccctcttccctacCCTCCTTTGCCTATTAccccctgctcagtctctctcaaactaTATTCAAGtgtcaatggatgagtggataaaatgcatgtgtatatatgtatatatatatatacaaacacacagacacaggaaaaTTATTCAACCATAAACATGGAAATCCGCCATTTGCACCAACACGGATGGAACTTGAAGGCATTATACCAAGCgaaataaggcagagaaggacaaattctgtatgatttcacttaaatgaaaatctaaaaaaaaaaaaaacacaaaaaaacacaactcctAGAAACAGCAGTATACTGGTGCTTCATAGGGGTGGGGGACAATGGGTGAATGTGGTCAAAGGGTACACACTTCCAGTTGTAAGATGAGGaaattctggagatctaatgaTCCCCAGAAGGCAGCATGATGATTATAGTTAATGTATACTTGAAATTGCTTAGAAAGGAGGTCTTCCCATACACAGAGGTAACCATGTGAGGTAAAGGATGTGTTCACTAACCTTTTTGTAGTCATTtcccaatatatatgtatgtcatttCACCTTGTACACTGTAAACTTACACAcagttatatgtcaattatatccccATAAAGAtgggagaaatttttatttaaggtgggaaatttggacacagagaatGCCATGAGACAATGGAGGCGCAGACTGGATTTATCTGCAAGCCAAGGATCACCAAGGATTGCCAGTAACCAGGAGGGGCGTGGAGTAattctcagagcctccagaagaaaccaatcctgctGACAGCTTGGTTATGGTTTTCTGGCCTGAACTGTTaagaatagatttctgttgttttaaagccatccagtttgtggtaattgttGCAGTCatcacagaaaagtaaaaataaattctaatgcAGAAAATTAATATCTAGAAATATGACCCAcactataattttgtaaaatcaCTTTTCCCCCCTAAGTTTGTATACCAGTGAAAAGGGGTATAGTGAGATACTGCATGCACACTCAGATACAAATCATAAAGGCGATGTTTGATGCAACTGAGAGCAAAATGCTTTAGCTTCCAGTTGGAGCCTtgaggtttctctctctctctctctttttcatttatttattttgagagagcacgagtcaggtaggggcagagggagagggagagagaattccaagcaggctctgtcagcacagagcccccccccgccaccccccggAACTAGAGCTCACCACTTgggagatcgagacctgagccgagatcaagagtcggacctttaacccaccgagccacctaGGCCTCCAGAGGTTTCTCTCCtaagctcatttcttttctcttaaaaaacaaaatcctgaaagTGACCTTATTATGCTTTCTTAAGAAAAGGAGTCCATAGTTCCTCTGACTACTTAGTCTCAGGTGAAATGCAGTAAACAATGAGTAAAAAGCACAGATTCTCCTTGTGTCTCACAAGTGTTCCCAGCAGACTGCAGTTCTAACGACAAAGACAAAAGCACATTTTGTGCCATATCCTGAGACACAACTAATAAACCCAGGAGGCCTCGGGGAAACATAACCAGTAGTTCTCCCTTATCCCCAGTTCTCAGATGAAGACTCCACTGGAGTTGATTCCTTGAATAACACCTGCCTTAGCCAGAGCTTGACCATGAAGGGAACTTCCTTTCCTGAAAGGACTTGAGGATGTCACTTCCAATATGGCAAAAGAGCCTGAATCGTGTGAACTAGTTTTTATCTCCATCGACTTCCATACGCAATCTATTCGACTGGACACAAGCGGCATTAACTGCTGAAAGACCCAAGTAACGCACAAGGATGCCCGGTGGCAACGGGCATCGGGAGTGGACTGGTGTGCACGTTTctgggcacagaggggaggaggaggaagggaaggcggTGGTTCCTTGGACTGAGAAACAGCGGGGCAAGCTTCCTGTGTGCCCGAGGAGCGCTGGCTTCACAGGAAGGAGGGGCTTTCGGAGCTGACGGGGTGCCATCTTTGACCCTCTGTATCTTCTGCACCCAGGCGGCCTGTGTTCCACtggaggagggggcgctgggctAACTGACGGTCTGGAGCTTCAGCCTGTGCTCAAAGGCTGGGTTTTTGTAGGCCACCAGGTGCGTGTCGTAGCGCCGCGGGTGTGGCGTCCGGGCCCGCCGGCACAGACAGGCGGAGAGCAGCAGGGTGGCGACGAGCAGCAGGGCGCAGGCGGCGCACAGCCCCGCGAAGATGAGCACGAAGCTAGGCTTGGTGGTGAAGGCGGCGCACGCCCGCGTCCAGCCCGAGGCCCGCGCCCGGCTCAGGCCCGCCCGGTTGGCCGCCAGGACGCACACGCGGTACGTGGTGCCCGGCGAGAGCCCGTACAGGGGGTGCTGCCGGGCGGTGGCATAGATGTCCGCCACCACCGACGCCGACTGGTTGCCCGGCCGGCCCTCGGGAGAGTAGCGGATCTGGTAGCCGCGCACCACCGAGTTGGGGGCACACCAGCGCACGAGCGCCGACGTGTCCGTGGTCTCGGTCACCGCCTGCAGCGTGGGGGGGTCCGGGACGGTGTCTTCCCCGCTGAGCCCGGGGCACCGGCACCGCGAGAGCCTCTGCAGCTCGGCGCACGGGGTCTGGAGGTGCTTGCAGGGCTGGTAATCACAGAGGACGTCCTGGGGAGGCgctcccacctcctccttcttccccgccccttcctcctcctcctcctcctcactggaGTCGTCCAACAGCAAGATTGGAATCGTGTCCTCGGAAGGACTCGGGTGGGGCACCTGCGGGGTGGCCTGTGGCCTGTGGTCGGGCTGGGGCATCCTCACCGGGTTccaggaggtggggaagagcCCAAGGTGTTTGCTGGTGGATGGGGTGGCGGCAGCTGGGATGCCAGACTCATGGGCAAGCCTGGCGGCGTGTTCTTGGTGCTCTGTCTCGGCTGTGCTTGCAGCCCTGCGCAGAGCGCTAGAGTTGCTGGCATCTGCTGGGGAGATGGCAGCGGAGGGGGTGGTCCCCGTCCTGATGCCACTGCGCGACCATGCAGTCCTTGTGGAGGAATccgcagggagggagggggtcttGGTGACACTCTGTCTGACTTCCAAAGGTGGAGTAAAGGGGGCTGTGCTCTGTGGGGTGGCAGGACTCTGTGTAGATAGTACGTGGGTGACCAGAACAGAGAAGGTCGAGTTGGAATCCAGGAGGGTAGTGCTTTGGTCCAAATGGCACATACTGGGCAGATAGGACAGCGAAAGAGGGGCTGAGAAGGTGTCTTGGGATCCTGCAGCTGGTGTGCACACAGTGTCTGCTGCCCTAGAGGGGAGGCCAACCAGTGAGAGGGTATTCGGCATCAGGGCCGCTTGTGTGCTGGGCTTTGAGTCCTCCTCGGTGCAGACAGTTGCTCCCCTCAAACTGTCTCAACATGCTACACACTCTACCTGCTTCACTCACTGACCCTCAGGGCAACCTGTGGAGGAGACACTCCCATTgggcagagaaagaaacccaagctcAGCAAGAGGAACTGACTGCCCAAGACAGCAAGTGGCAGAACCAAAACCCAGGGCCAGCACTGTGAATGGTGGTCCAGATTCTCCCAGTGTGGTCTGCCATCTTGTTCTCACCTGTCTGCTTCCTGGCTGAGTACCAGTAACAATACTCACACTAGCCAACATTTTCTGAGTGTTTGCCATGTGCTAGTGACTACTGTCAGCACTTAACTGTATCAACTAATTTAATCTGTATAACCTTAGGAGGTAggttactatccccattttacagatgaagaaatagaggcacagagaggttaaagcCATGCAGCCAAAATCAATAGTAGTAAGTGCTGTGAAGAGGCTGCACTCtcaacctcttttttttgttttttcttctttctttctcagtcttcatttttttcaacctCCTTATTAATACTGTAGTGAGACCCTTCACTGCAAAGGGCCTAGCTACTTATCTTTGGAGGTAACACGAAGGGGATGGGGGTAGACCGAGCCCTGTTTCATGGCTGGGTTTGGGTGGGACAtgagaaaaaaacacacaggaTGGTGGGGGGGCTCTCCTAAAGTGAGCTGCAAGGAGGAGAGTTTAGCTAGTGGAGCTGGTTTGAGAGTATTCAGGATCAGAAGTGTCCcctgccagccctgcccccccccaccccattctctcCTGGTGGCCAGCCTGGGCATGGCTCCCCACTGTAAAAACAGCTCTTGTAACCAACAGCCAATGGGATGTCTGaaggacttctttttttcccctgtcccATAAGAGCCCATTGGTCTTGGACTGAATGATGCAGGAGACCAGGCTACATCTTGGGGACTCAGTAGAGGGGCCCGGTGATTAAGAGCACAGTTTTCAAGGAAGACAGATCCTGCCTCCTCTGCCCAGAAGCTGCATGAACCTAAGTGAGCACTTCCTGTCTTTGGGCCCCAACccactcatctgtaaaatggggcaatgATAAGACTGCCTTGGCAGAGACAAGCTAGCTGTTCACTTAgcccattccccgccccccccccccccactgggcATACAACTAGACTACATTTCCTAGCCTCCCTTGTGATAGGTGTGGCCTCTGACTGACATCTGGCCACTGAGATGTGAGTGGTAGTGATGAGCGCCCCCCCTCCTCCTGGCTTGGCCCATTAAAACCACCATGTCTGTTCCTCCATGCTCTCTGCTACTCTGGCTGGCTGCAATAAAAGGCCGTTCTCCTTGGGGGCCCTGCGTGTGACTCTCTGGGGGTGGCCACCCTGCCCAACACCGCTATACTGCCCAAGGTGAGCAAGGCAAATGCTGTGAGAACTTCAGCTCACCCCTCAGTCATCTGCTTTGTAAATGTATTACCTGCTTAAGACAGTCCTCTTTGCATCCTTCAGGAGCCAGGACAATTCACAGCTGCAAATGAGGGGGTTGCCGAAGAGGTTAATGGTTAGGACCTGGGAGGAATGCAGTCTCCAAGGAGGGAAGGAACTCAAGTTGCAGCTGAAATACACAAAAAATCCATtgtcaggttttattttattttattttattttaaatttatttatttatttttgagagagagagagaaagcgcaagtaggtgaggggcagagagagagattgggagacagaaAATTCCACGTTATCAGCACAGCCcccctaacgtggggctcaaactcatgaaccgtgagatcatgacctgagccaaaaccaagagtcggacgctcaaccaaaaGAGGCACCCCAAGTCAGGCTTTAAAAATCAAGTCAAGACTATCCCCACAGAGCCATGGTGGTGTCATGGCAAAACCATCCTGTTAGGGCTTAGGCGATACTACTTTGGATAAAACTCTTAATGACCTTAGACTTCattttttgtcatctgtaaagtggagataccAACCCAATTCAGTCACTGTCACCCCTCATATCAAATGAAGACAATACTCTCTTGCCCACTGTTGTATCAAAAAAGAgtctgtgaggggcgcctgggtggcgcagtcgtttgggtgtccgacttcagccaggtcacgatctcgcggtccatgagttcaagccccgcatcgggctctgggctgatggctcggagcctggagcctgtttccgattctgtgtctccctctctctctgcccctcccccattcatgctctgtctctctctgtcccaaaaatacataaacgttgaaaaaaaaattaaaaaaaaaaagagtctgtgaTAACGAAAATGTTTGTAAGTATAAATCTCCACACAAAAGTAAGGTATTGTTATTCCAGACCCAGTCACAAGAAGTGACAGAAACTGTTTATTAATGAGAACACTCTTGAATATATACTCTTGCAGTTGAACTGTAGCTGATGACACTCAACACCAGTCCTTTGGAACA is a window encoding:
- the LRRN4 gene encoding leucine-rich repeat neuronal protein 4, with amino-acid sequence MWWFLLPLLLRPSWAGPLQERAPLFRLTQQGPWESGASNATVSPCEGLPIAGATTLTLANSSLERLPDCLPPTLRSLDGSHNLLRSLSAAELSHLPQLQVLTLRHNRMASLRWGPGGPAGLHTLDLSYNRLAALPPCAGPALPGLRSLALAGNPLRELQPGAFACLPALRLLNLSCTELGRDPGAGIADAAFAGAGAALEVLDLSGTSLEQVQSGWIRDLRKLRSLHLRKMPRLRTLEGDIFKMTPDLQQLDCQDSSALTFVHTHIFEDTPRLQVLVFQNCNLSSFPPWRLHSSQVLTINLFGNPLICSCELSWLLKDAKRTVLSRAADTVCTPAAGSQDTFSAPLSLSYLPSMCHLDQSTTLLDSNSTFSVLVTHVLSTQSPATPQSTAPFTPPLEVRQSVTKTPSLPADSSTRTAWSRSGIRTGTTPSAAISPADASNSSALRRAASTAETEHQEHAARLAHESGIPAAATPSTSKHLGLFPTSWNPVRMPQPDHRPQATPQVPHPSPSEDTIPILLLDDSSEEEEEEEGAGKKEEVGAPPQDVLCDYQPCKHLQTPCAELQRLSRCRCPGLSGEDTVPDPPTLQAVTETTDTSALVRWCAPNSVVRGYQIRYSPEGRPGNQSASVVADIYATARQHPLYGLSPGTTYRVCVLAANRAGLSRARASGWTRACAAFTTKPSFVLIFAGLCAACALLLVATLLLSACLCRRARTPHPRRYDTHLVAYKNPAFEHRLKLQTVS